Genomic window (Bradyrhizobium sp. 186):
GCGCGCGCCCGCCGGCGCCATGGAACTGATCGCGCGGGTGGCCTGAGGAAAGTCCATGGCAAAGGCGAAGAAGCTCTTCACCATCGGTTATGAGCAGACACCGCCGAAGGCCGTGCTGGAGCTGGAGCAGGCCGGTGTCAAGCTCGTGGTCGACGTGCGCGCGGTGACCTCCTCGCGCCGACCGGGCTTTTCGAAGAAGCAGCTCGCCGCGGGCCTGGACGAACGCGGCATCGCCTATGTCCACCTCGCCGCGCTCGGCACCCCGAAGGAAGGACGTCTCGCCGCGCGTAGCGGGCAGTACGATGTGCTGGAGAAGATCTATTCAAAGCACCTGAAGACGCCGCAGGCCAGGGAAGAGATGGACGAACTCTCGGCGCTGGTGAAGAAGGCCGGGCCGGTCTGCTTGCTCTGCTACGAGCGCGACCACACGCATTGTCACCGCCAGATGATCGCGGAGGTCATCGAGGAGCGGGATGGCGTCGCGGTGAGGAATTTGGCGGGGCGGCAGGTGTAGCCATTCG
Coding sequences:
- a CDS encoding DUF488 domain-containing protein, producing MAKAKKLFTIGYEQTPPKAVLELEQAGVKLVVDVRAVTSSRRPGFSKKQLAAGLDERGIAYVHLAALGTPKEGRLAARSGQYDVLEKIYSKHLKTPQAREEMDELSALVKKAGPVCLLCYERDHTHCHRQMIAEVIEERDGVAVRNLAGRQV